Proteins from one Candidatus Margulisiibacteriota bacterium genomic window:
- a CDS encoding YfhO family protein gives MSFYRKYRGDLLAVGGFFLLTLAFFWQFLDGSVILSFKDLSRYFYPLRQLMVEQVKAGHLPLWNPYIFCGFPLLASLQIGFFYPPTAILYLLPFALAFNYYTIGHYFLAACFMYALLRHYALRRLAAFFGGLVFAFSGYLLSVSNMNTSLSSVIWLPLALLFLDKLINAGRDARRWLLAALTIVLALMFLGGEPTIIYVSAWFLAAYVLVFSADRRRDLLALALAFVWMAGLVAVQLIPFLELARLSDRLVLTQFDLISFRSLPPREIINFVFPYFFGNAGLLGGYNEVLLGKSNQDWLISIYFGAIPLICAFFAFSRKRAAFFGGAALVALLLACGRYTWFYRLVFYVIPGISLVRFPVKYLFLLTFCAAILGAFGVEELTRSREKTVKAARIFGALAAAACLISLLGFFFVSQIYSFLLARYPASIPRVFFDVLRNIIAFNLTSAYNLTGYLTGAFIVLWLAVRRRISPAVLLAALILITAADLLANGSSIAVGVTAEVFSRETETFRLIKREDAFSRVYYTRRVEENNRLIFGQSYADALLNAKDNFTANWHIPAHLFDFYGYESIRPLKLTWLMEKRFTDARVGGEIRALGEYNVRYILTDQPLRQRGLKLLRQKYAYGHALFLYRNELAKPRAYLLSGQGRVTIDSYRPGRITLLATAETAATLFLSEASYPGWRFLVDGKFAGAPNPQGVFSAVALKPGRHRVEYAYDPWSLKIGALISALTAALAAGLLLWRSLTRRRVP, from the coding sequence ATGTCCTTTTACCGTAAGTACCGCGGCGACCTGCTGGCGGTCGGCGGTTTTTTTCTCCTGACGCTGGCGTTCTTCTGGCAATTTCTCGACGGGAGCGTTATCCTGTCGTTCAAGGACCTCTCCCGCTATTTCTACCCGCTGCGCCAGCTGATGGTCGAACAGGTCAAGGCCGGCCACCTGCCGCTCTGGAACCCTTACATCTTTTGCGGTTTTCCGCTGCTGGCCTCGCTGCAGATCGGCTTTTTCTATCCGCCGACGGCGATCCTTTACCTGCTGCCGTTCGCGCTGGCTTTTAATTACTACACGATCGGCCACTATTTCCTGGCCGCCTGTTTTATGTACGCGCTCCTCCGGCACTACGCGCTCCGCCGGCTGGCGGCCTTTTTCGGCGGCCTGGTCTTTGCCTTTTCCGGTTATCTGCTCTCGGTTTCCAACATGAACACTTCCCTTTCCTCCGTGATCTGGCTGCCTCTTGCCTTATTGTTCCTGGATAAGCTGATCAACGCGGGCCGGGACGCCCGGCGTTGGCTGCTGGCCGCTTTAACCATTGTGCTTGCCCTCATGTTCCTTGGCGGCGAACCGACGATCATTTACGTTTCCGCCTGGTTCCTGGCCGCTTATGTCCTGGTCTTTTCCGCCGATCGCCGACGCGACCTGTTAGCCCTGGCGCTCGCTTTTGTCTGGATGGCCGGACTGGTCGCCGTCCAACTTATACCGTTCCTGGAGCTGGCCCGGCTGTCGGACCGGCTGGTGCTGACCCAGTTCGACCTGATCAGCTTCCGTTCGCTCCCGCCGCGCGAGATCATTAACTTTGTTTTCCCTTATTTCTTCGGCAATGCCGGTCTGCTGGGCGGATATAACGAGGTCTTGCTCGGCAAAAGCAACCAGGACTGGCTGATCTCGATCTATTTCGGCGCTATCCCGCTGATCTGCGCGTTTTTCGCTTTCAGCCGCAAACGGGCGGCGTTCTTCGGCGGCGCCGCGCTGGTCGCGCTGCTGCTCGCCTGCGGCCGGTACACCTGGTTCTACCGGCTGGTCTTTTACGTCATCCCCGGGATTTCGCTGGTCCGGTTCCCGGTCAAATATCTCTTCCTGCTGACCTTTTGCGCGGCGATCCTGGGCGCTTTCGGGGTGGAGGAGCTAACGCGCAGCCGGGAAAAGACGGTAAAAGCGGCCAGGATATTCGGCGCTTTGGCCGCGGCGGCGTGCCTGATCTCGCTGCTCGGGTTTTTCTTTGTCAGCCAGATCTACTCTTTTTTGCTGGCGCGTTACCCGGCGTCGATCCCCAGGGTCTTTTTCGACGTCTTGCGCAATATCATCGCGTTCAACCTGACCAGCGCTTATAACCTGACCGGTTACCTGACCGGAGCGTTCATTGTGCTCTGGCTGGCCGTCCGCCGGCGGATCAGCCCGGCGGTGCTGCTGGCCGCGCTGATCCTGATCACGGCGGCGGACCTGCTGGCCAACGGCAGTTCGATCGCCGTTGGCGTCACGGCGGAGGTGTTCAGCAGGGAAACGGAAACTTTCCGGTTGATCAAGCGGGAGGACGCTTTTAGCCGGGTCTATTACACCCGGCGGGTCGAAGAGAACAACCGCCTGATCTTCGGCCAAAGTTACGCCGACGCCCTGCTGAACGCCAAGGATAACTTTACCGCTAACTGGCATATCCCGGCGCACTTGTTCGATTTTTACGGCTACGAATCGATCCGGCCGCTGAAATTGACCTGGTTGATGGAAAAGAGATTTACCGACGCCAGGGTCGGCGGCGAGATCCGGGCGCTCGGGGAGTATAACGTCCGGTATATTTTGACCGACCAGCCGCTCCGCCAGAGAGGCTTGAAGTTATTGCGCCAAAAATACGCCTACGGCCACGCCCTTTTCCTTTACCGGAACGAACTGGCCAAGCCGCGCGCTTATCTGCTCAGCGGCCAAGGGCGGGTCACGATCGATTCTTACCGGCCGGGCCGCATCACGCTGCTGGCAACGGCGGAAACGGCGGCGACCCTTTTCTTGAGCGAGGCCAGTTATCCCGGCTGGCGGTTCCTGGTCGACGGAAAATTCGCCGGCGCGCCTAATCCGCAAGGGGTCTTCAGCGCCGTCGCCCTAAAACCGGGCCGCCACCGGGTCGAGTATGCGTACGATCCCTGGAGCCTGAAGATCGGCGCCCTGATCAGCGCTTTAACGGCCGCGCTGGCCGCCGGACTGCTGCTGTGGCGTTCTTTGACCCGCCGGCGGGTGCCATGA
- a CDS encoding ABC transporter ATP-binding protein: protein MSILQVENLICGYDRKKPVIKGVSFAVGDGQFVGIVGPNGSGKTTLLRAITGLIPAFHGAVLVGKHRIDQLERKELARRVAFVPQLMEPVDGFSVEDLVMLGRTPYLERFTFDGPDDREAVKWAIEELKIGELKERQTTELSGGEFQRVAIARALAQEPKVLLLDEPTSHLDIRYQVNICKLLRRLRSHRSVVATFHDLNLASRFCSRLVLLKGGELIAEGTPDEVVTPENIWKAYRIKVSVKKNPRTQKARYVLLP from the coding sequence ATGAGCATCTTGCAGGTCGAGAACCTGATCTGCGGCTACGACCGGAAAAAACCGGTCATCAAAGGCGTCTCTTTCGCGGTCGGCGACGGCCAGTTCGTCGGCATCGTCGGGCCGAACGGCTCCGGTAAGACGACCCTGCTGCGGGCGATCACCGGGTTGATCCCCGCTTTTCACGGGGCGGTGCTGGTCGGCAAGCACCGGATCGACCAGCTGGAGCGGAAAGAGTTAGCCCGGCGGGTCGCCTTTGTCCCGCAATTAATGGAGCCGGTCGACGGCTTTTCCGTGGAAGACCTGGTCATGCTCGGCCGCACCCCTTATTTGGAACGGTTCACTTTCGACGGGCCGGACGACCGCGAGGCGGTCAAGTGGGCGATCGAGGAGCTCAAGATCGGCGAGCTGAAGGAGCGGCAAACGACCGAGCTGTCGGGGGGCGAATTCCAGCGGGTGGCGATCGCCCGGGCGCTGGCCCAGGAACCCAAGGTCCTGCTGCTCGACGAGCCGACCTCCCACCTCGATATCCGTTACCAGGTCAACATCTGCAAACTGCTCCGCCGGCTGCGCAGCCACCGCTCGGTGGTCGCCACGTTCCACGACCTGAACCTGGCTTCCCGGTTCTGCTCCCGCCTGGTCCTGCTCAAGGGGGGCGAACTGATCGCCGAAGGGACGCCCGACGAGGTCGTGACCCCGGAAAATATCTGGAAAGCTTACCGGATCAAGGTTTCCGTGAAGAAAAACCCCCGCACCCAGAAAGCCCGCTATGTCCTTTTACCGTAA
- a CDS encoding iron ABC transporter permease has protein sequence MKRKFNKQQSAAAIVVLSLALAAALAVSLLLGSVFLAPGELLQSKIFWQIRFPRVILSALVGLLLAVPGVVLQGVLRNPLADPYILGVSAGGGVGAAIAIAFGLQFTLLGMSSVPLLAFAGALLAVYVVYKLAEIGGKASPETLVLAGVALSSFCAAALALIIIVTGNLQSIYFWLLGSLSGASWGNVLTVLPYAVLGTGIAYFFSKELNALLLGEDMAQTLGVDVESARFSLIAAASLMTAAAVSVSGLIGFVGLIVPHWVRLLIGPNHRYLLPIAALSGMLLMVVADALARTVLSPLEVPIGVIMSLVGAPFFLYLLRRRRTEGR, from the coding sequence ATGAAAAGAAAATTTAACAAACAGCAAAGCGCCGCCGCGATCGTCGTTCTGAGCTTGGCATTGGCCGCGGCGCTGGCCGTTTCTCTCCTGCTTGGTTCCGTTTTCCTGGCGCCGGGCGAACTGCTGCAGAGCAAGATCTTCTGGCAGATCAGGTTCCCCCGCGTCATTCTCTCCGCGCTGGTCGGCTTGCTCCTGGCGGTCCCCGGCGTCGTCCTGCAGGGGGTATTGCGCAATCCGCTGGCGGACCCTTACATTCTCGGGGTTTCGGCCGGCGGCGGAGTGGGGGCGGCGATCGCCATCGCTTTCGGCCTGCAATTCACCCTGCTGGGGATGAGCTCGGTCCCGCTACTGGCGTTCGCCGGCGCGCTGCTGGCCGTTTACGTCGTTTATAAGCTGGCGGAGATCGGCGGCAAGGCGTCGCCGGAGACGCTGGTCCTGGCCGGCGTGGCGCTCTCCTCGTTCTGCGCCGCGGCGCTCGCGCTTATCATTATCGTGACCGGCAATCTCCAGTCGATCTATTTCTGGCTGCTGGGGAGCTTGTCGGGCGCCAGCTGGGGTAACGTTTTGACCGTCCTCCCTTATGCCGTGCTCGGGACCGGCATCGCTTACTTTTTCTCCAAAGAGCTGAACGCGCTCCTCCTGGGCGAGGACATGGCCCAGACCCTGGGGGTGGACGTAGAGAGCGCCCGTTTCAGCCTGATCGCCGCGGCTTCCCTGATGACTGCGGCGGCGGTCTCCGTTTCCGGCCTGATCGGTTTTGTCGGCCTGATCGTGCCGCATTGGGTCCGCCTGCTGATCGGCCCGAACCACCGTTATCTGCTGCCGATCGCCGCGCTCTCCGGCATGCTGCTGATGGTCGTGGCCGACGCGCTGGCCCGCACCGTGCTTTCCCCGCTGGAAGTCCCGATCGGGGTCATTATGTCGCTGGTCGGGGCGCCGTTCTTCCTCTACCTGCTCCGCCGGCGGAGGACCGAAGGGCGATGA